The Anopheles moucheti chromosome 3, idAnoMoucSN_F20_07, whole genome shotgun sequence genome contains the following window.
CAGTATTGCGAACGTgatcacacacaacacaaccgaGGTGAGTTGATAGCCGGCACCGATTAAGGCAGAAAAGAGCATCACATTCGATGCTGGTCGGAATACGTCACCATGTATCTGTTTCCATCCATACTCATCGCCCAGATCGCGTTCCTGTGAATGATCATTGTATGCCTTACTTCATTGACGGCTCTCTTACACACCCTTCACCACATCCCTACCATATCGTCAGCCTCCTCATCCTTGCTGTAACGAGCGTAATCTTTGCGCAGCGTACGCATCAAAATCATTGACACAAGCCCCACCAGGAATATCACCATCATAAAGCTGTTGAAGATGCTAAACCAATGGATGCGGTGCTGGAAAAAGTTCGGGTCCAGATACTTGTCGAACCGATCCTCGAACTTTACCGAGCTTGGCTTCCAGTTCACTTCGTACGTGAACTTGATCTTTGCCCCCACCCGGAGCAGTTCCTTCCGCTCCGGTGTCAGCGTAACGTCCACGATCTGTTTGCCATTGTAGCTGATATCAaactttttgtgtgtgtagatGTAGTACTTCTTTTCCTCCTCCTTTCCCACCACACCCCATATTGGCAGATCATCGATATACATTTGATACCAGTACTGGTTCTTCACCGCGTACACGAACGCTTTGTGCTTCTCCTCGGATAGATCAACCATGCAGATCTCCGTTGGACTGATGTCATctgaaaaagggggaaaaagttTGCGATGTAGTAAACACTTTATAtctttttgtaataaatttaattctttAACATTTTCAGTATTCACCACTCGATTAAGTGGTAAGCATTGAAGATGACATCATATTAGATTATTTGCATAACACGTGGGCTAGTACCGAATGTAAGCGGAATTAGAACCTATTTGCAAACCAATTTGCAGCACGACCATGCATACATTTCCAGTTGCAAGCCGATAATtattagcttttttttgccactttAATAATTACTAACTATTAGTAGAGCAAAAAGCGTTCAAAAGAGATAAGTTTGTCCAGAACAAACGGTTAGTATATCTAGCGCGGTACGTCTCTCGAGTAGCTTCTATTTCGTCTAGAACATCCCAGCGATGGTTTCGCATCATACGATCGTTTTCGTTGTACAAGTGCTACTAACGTGTGTTCCAAACATAAACACCCTGGAATGTGTGTAATAGTTCGTGTATTAAAATTTCTAATATCCTTTAAATGTGTACTAAAAATACGTTTCTTCACAGCCATTGCATCGGGACCACAGTCGAATACGACACTGTGCAACGTTTGCTGGAGCCTCGCAAGTGCAGGACAGTGCCAAAACACGACCAAATCTGAACCATGCTCCCCGGAGCAGCTGGATTCGGCCATGGGCAAGATCCGTCTGATTCACGCTTCAAAGCCGGAACAAGCCTCAGCGAATTCCACCATTAACGAACATCAATCGCAACAGTACCGGTGTTTCACACTGTCCGCATCGTCGGGCATTGGGGAATCGAAGAAAGTGTTCTACGCCAAAGGATGTACCACGATGGCGAGCGACCTGTGTGCTGGTTGGGTGAAGGAAAAGAGTGCCACCTGTGCACTCTGCACGGGGAACAACTGTAACGCTGCGGCACCGATAGAAATTAGTCACAGTGCAccgattaaattaaacaacaagACCTGTACTTCCTCAAACAGCAACCGAGCCGCGCTGGTAAATAGTAGCTTCCACTGGATGGTGGGAATAACGGCACTGGGCAGTTTGTGTTCTACAATTTTTGCTATTTGAATTGCAGTAAAACTCCGACCAAAGCTAGTTTGAGTGAGTTATCGACATGGGTTGACAAATATCCTCTTCTACTATTACTAATTATCAGACATAAATAGCGCACGGGATTAATAAACGATCTCTTACGGTGCTTAATTAAGTTTCAAAACTTGATTAATAGaagtattgtgttttttttttaagattaaTCATCAACTCATCAACTATGTCTTGCTATCTTGCGAGTGCACCAAACACGATCTATGTTACACTATCTACTCTTGTATCAACCACTTGAAAGCATTGCAGGCAGCACGTGTGTTCATATACTTCGCGGTACGCGATACAATGTACGCTTCACGTGTCTTTTTAAAGTTAATCGATTACGACCGAAACATCATTGCCTTTAAAGCTTTATTCGCAAATCTACGCATTTTCTTCAATCTCAAAGAGAC
Protein-coding sequences here:
- the LOC128302520 gene encoding uncharacterized protein LOC128302520, whose product is MVSHHTIVFVVQVLLTCVPNINTLESIASGPQSNTTLCNVCWSLASAGQCQNTTKSEPCSPEQLDSAMGKIRLIHASKPEQASANSTINEHQSQQYRCFTLSASSGIGESKKVFYAKGCTTMASDLCAGWVKEKSATCALCTGNNCNAAAPIEISHSAPIKLNNKTCTSSNSNRAALVNSSFHWMVGITALGSLCSTIFAI